A single genomic interval of Ramlibacter sp. harbors:
- a CDS encoding class 1 fructose-bisphosphatase: MAQKISLTRYLVEQQRVDGLIPSQLRLLLEVVARACKSISQAVNKGALGGVLGTAESENVQGEIQKKLDIIANEVLIEANEWGGHLAAMASEEMEGIYVVPNRYPQGEYLLLFDPLDGSSNIDVNVSIGTIFSVLKKPDDHPGVTEKDFLQAGSQQVAAGYCIYGPQTTLVLTVGDGVAMFTLDREQGSFVLVQENVRIPADTREFAINMSNMRHWDAPVRRYIDECLAGQEGPRGKDFNMRWIASMVADVHRILTRGGVFMYPWDKREPDKPGKLRLMYEANPMGWLVEQAGGAATNGRQRILDIQPGKLHERVSVILGSKNEVERVTAYHGENAA, translated from the coding sequence ATGGCGCAAAAAATTTCCCTCACCCGCTACCTTGTCGAGCAGCAGCGCGTCGATGGCCTCATCCCCTCTCAGCTGCGCCTGCTGCTGGAGGTGGTAGCCCGGGCCTGCAAGAGCATCAGCCAGGCCGTGAACAAGGGCGCGCTGGGCGGCGTGCTGGGCACGGCCGAGAGCGAGAACGTGCAGGGCGAGATCCAAAAAAAGCTGGACATCATTGCCAACGAAGTGCTGATCGAGGCCAACGAATGGGGCGGCCACCTGGCCGCCATGGCCAGCGAGGAAATGGAGGGCATCTATGTGGTGCCCAACCGCTACCCGCAGGGCGAATACCTGCTGCTGTTCGACCCGCTCGACGGCTCCAGCAACATCGACGTGAACGTGAGCATCGGCACCATCTTCAGCGTGCTGAAAAAGCCCGACGACCACCCCGGCGTGACCGAGAAGGACTTCCTGCAGGCCGGCAGCCAGCAGGTGGCCGCGGGCTACTGCATCTACGGCCCGCAGACCACGCTGGTGCTGACCGTGGGCGACGGCGTGGCCATGTTCACGCTGGACCGCGAGCAGGGCTCGTTCGTGCTGGTGCAGGAGAACGTGCGCATCCCGGCCGACACCAGGGAGTTCGCCATCAACATGAGCAACATGCGCCACTGGGATGCCCCGGTGCGCCGCTACATCGACGAGTGCCTGGCCGGCCAGGAAGGCCCGCGCGGCAAGGACTTCAACATGCGCTGGATCGCCAGCATGGTGGCCGACGTGCACCGCATCCTCACGCGCGGCGGCGTCTTCATGTACCCTTGGGACAAGCGCGAGCCCGACAAGCCCGGAAAGCTGCGCCTGATGTACGAGGCCAACCCCATGGGCTGGCTGGTCGAACAGGCCGGCGGCGCCGCCACCAATGGCCGGCAGCGCATCCTGGACATCCAGCCCGGCAAGCTGCACGAGCGCGTGAGCGTGATCCTGGGCTCGAAGAACGAGGTGGAACGCGTCACCGCCTACCACGGCGAAAACGCCGCCTGA
- a CDS encoding AAA family ATPase, giving the protein MKLQVRNFAQIRAADIDFGSAGDLTILVGQQATGKSLVLQWLKLATDAAAIREDWVRYGTNWRSDTDYLRPLHQYFGEGIGAGWRRGSNVLLGARELALKNLFRSKGSTAGAAEKTYFIPAHRALLLGDGWPKRFEQHGIGTPYVAKLQSERLARWLSDESGFVYPIDRRLHASLKQLFDESIFHGASVQVDKKTPQARLVLRPNQRAAAIPFMSWTAGQREFVPLLLALYELMPAGGAQRLRQIETVVLEEPELGLHPAALVAVCVAVLFLMSRGYRVAISTHSPVLIDFAWALNRFRECGDKGIKEFSALLKSFGMGNESAPLARSVLGKTARTYYLGYSGSKVVSKDISGLRAEALDSDESTWGHLLDYSVRIAEAVTRLPAEVL; this is encoded by the coding sequence ATGAAACTACAAGTTCGGAACTTTGCGCAGATACGGGCAGCGGATATTGATTTCGGCTCGGCCGGCGATCTGACCATTCTTGTTGGGCAACAAGCAACAGGAAAGAGTTTGGTTCTGCAATGGCTGAAACTAGCCACGGATGCCGCGGCGATCCGTGAAGATTGGGTCCGCTATGGAACGAACTGGCGATCAGACACAGACTATCTGCGTCCGCTCCATCAATACTTTGGCGAGGGCATTGGTGCAGGGTGGCGCAGAGGAAGCAATGTTCTTCTAGGTGCTCGCGAGCTGGCGTTAAAAAACCTGTTCCGATCCAAAGGTTCGACTGCAGGCGCTGCCGAGAAAACCTACTTCATTCCAGCACATCGAGCGTTATTGCTTGGAGACGGTTGGCCCAAACGATTCGAGCAGCATGGAATCGGAACGCCATACGTAGCAAAGCTGCAAAGCGAGCGATTGGCGCGTTGGCTCAGTGACGAAAGCGGTTTCGTCTATCCGATTGATCGTCGCCTTCACGCATCTTTGAAGCAACTTTTCGACGAAAGCATTTTTCACGGCGCGTCCGTTCAAGTAGACAAGAAAACGCCGCAGGCCCGGTTGGTTTTACGCCCCAATCAAAGAGCTGCAGCCATTCCTTTCATGTCCTGGACCGCAGGCCAGCGCGAGTTCGTCCCGCTTCTTTTGGCACTGTATGAGCTGATGCCAGCGGGAGGAGCGCAGCGGCTACGGCAAATAGAAACTGTGGTGCTGGAGGAACCTGAACTTGGCCTGCATCCAGCGGCGTTGGTGGCCGTGTGCGTTGCCGTACTCTTCCTCATGAGTCGAGGTTACCGCGTTGCGATCTCCACGCACTCGCCTGTGCTGATCGATTTCGCCTGGGCATTGAATCGATTCCGCGAATGTGGAGACAAGGGGATCAAAGAGTTTTCGGCTCTGCTGAAGTCTTTTGGAATGGGCAACGAGTCCGCACCCCTCGCCCGCTCTGTATTGGGCAAGACGGCTCGCACATACTACTTGGGCTATTCCGGATCGAAAGTAGTCTCCAAGGACATATCCGGTCTGCGTGCCGAGGCCTTGGATTCGGATGAATCCACCTGGGGACATCTGCTGGATTACTCGGTTCGCATCGCCGAAGCGGTGACACGGCTGCCCGCGGAGGTGCTCTGA
- a CDS encoding tannase/feruloyl esterase family alpha/beta hydrolase, whose product MNSFNKKSVSAALASAAILGLGLAACGGGGGGGDAAAPIAARTCAELNGMTIPATSIGLPTTGATVASSTVVTATGTGATAVGEYCKVLADIKPVDPTAPNIKFQINLPATWNNKAMMYGGGGFDGSIPAVGGNVGIGPSDKPTPLQRGYAVFGSDSGHQAGTLGSQDHKFGLNDEAERNFGGDAIKKTRDAAMAIINARYGTLPTRSYFQGGSTGGREALAAIQRWPNDWNGAIALYPAWNDMGAILFGHKVNRALAAPGAYPNQAKRRVIYDAAMAACDGLDGVVDGLISNQTACNATFNPAVVRCAGGADTGDTCLSDAQITALNVMNGDALTGGATFNFPLASGLQSYPGYNVWGADLGMASASPLQPTINFLALGTVQPSWPTPAGTPYITPFLDQFLNYAVMRNPTTSSNPLLVDPENPGPWAGRLSALSTQLDTSTDISAFVARGGKLLLAHGKQDVLVSTRATEFYYQKLQSQFGPAQVDNFARYYEIPGLGHAVSTAFQPGWDSVTALENWVENGTAPANQVITDGAGVPGRTRPLCDYPTFPKYKGGGLNVNLASSFTCASS is encoded by the coding sequence ATGAATAGCTTCAACAAGAAGTCCGTCTCCGCGGCATTGGCCTCGGCGGCGATCCTGGGCCTGGGGCTGGCGGCCTGCGGCGGGGGAGGTGGCGGTGGCGACGCGGCCGCCCCCATTGCGGCCAGGACCTGCGCGGAACTCAATGGAATGACCATCCCGGCCACGTCGATCGGCTTGCCGACGACCGGCGCCACCGTCGCCAGTTCGACCGTCGTGACGGCCACCGGCACCGGGGCGACGGCGGTTGGCGAGTATTGCAAGGTGCTCGCCGACATCAAACCGGTGGACCCCACGGCACCCAACATCAAGTTCCAGATCAACCTGCCCGCAACCTGGAACAACAAGGCAATGATGTACGGCGGCGGCGGCTTCGATGGCTCGATCCCCGCGGTGGGCGGGAACGTGGGCATCGGCCCGTCGGACAAGCCGACGCCCCTGCAGCGCGGCTATGCCGTCTTCGGCAGCGACTCCGGCCACCAGGCCGGCACGCTGGGCTCGCAGGACCACAAGTTTGGCCTCAACGACGAAGCCGAGCGCAATTTCGGTGGCGACGCCATCAAGAAGACGCGCGATGCGGCCATGGCGATCATCAATGCCCGCTACGGCACCCTGCCGACCCGGTCGTATTTCCAGGGCGGATCGACGGGTGGGCGCGAGGCACTGGCCGCCATCCAGCGCTGGCCCAATGACTGGAACGGCGCGATTGCGCTGTACCCGGCATGGAATGACATGGGGGCCATCCTCTTCGGCCACAAGGTGAACCGGGCCCTCGCGGCGCCGGGGGCCTACCCCAACCAGGCCAAGCGCCGGGTGATCTACGACGCGGCCATGGCGGCCTGCGACGGCCTGGACGGTGTGGTGGACGGACTGATCAGCAACCAGACCGCATGCAATGCCACGTTCAACCCCGCCGTCGTGCGCTGCGCCGGCGGAGCGGACACCGGGGACACCTGCCTGTCGGATGCGCAGATCACGGCGCTGAACGTCATGAACGGGGACGCGTTGACCGGGGGTGCCACATTCAATTTCCCACTGGCAAGTGGCTTGCAGTCCTACCCTGGCTACAACGTCTGGGGCGCCGACCTGGGCATGGCCTCGGCCTCACCGCTGCAGCCGACCATCAACTTCCTGGCCCTGGGAACGGTCCAGCCCTCGTGGCCAACGCCCGCGGGCACGCCCTACATCACCCCGTTTCTCGACCAGTTCCTGAACTATGCGGTGATGCGCAACCCGACCACCTCCTCCAACCCGCTGCTGGTGGACCCTGAGAATCCAGGCCCCTGGGCCGGCCGCCTGAGCGCCCTGAGCACCCAGCTCGATACCAGCACCGACATCTCGGCCTTCGTCGCCCGCGGCGGCAAGCTGCTGCTGGCCCACGGCAAGCAGGACGTGCTGGTCAGCACCCGTGCGACCGAGTTCTACTACCAGAAGCTGCAGTCGCAGTTCGGCCCCGCGCAGGTCGACAACTTCGCCAGGTACTACGAGATTCCGGGCCTCGGGCATGCCGTCTCCACCGCATTCCAGCCTGGCTGGGATTCGGTCACGGCGCTGGAAAACTGGGTTGAAAACGGCACGGCCCCGGCCAACCAGGTCATCACCGATGGCGCCGGTGTGCCGGGCCGCACCCGTCCGCTGTGCGACTACCCGACCTTCCCGAAATACAAGGGGGGTGGCCTGAATGTCAACCTCGCGTCCAGCTTTACCTGCGCCAGTTCCTGA
- the pepN gene encoding aminopeptidase N, with protein sequence MLREGQSSVIQRADYQPPAFWIDTVELCFDLDPAKTRVLNKMRLRRNADVAAQPLRLDGEELNLARVLVNGQGTSFKLEGDQLILENLPEGHEPFDLEIFTTCNPAKNTKLMGLYVSNDSFFTQCEAEGFRRITYFLDRPDVMASYTVTLRADKARYPVLLSNGNLVDQGPLDDGPNGARHFAKWVDPHRKPAYLFALVAGQLVCREQRITSRAGNEHLLQVYVRPGDLDKTEHAMNSLMASVAWDEARFGLSLDLERFMIVATSDFNMGAMENKGLNVFNTKYVLASQATATDTDFANIESVVGHEYFHNWTGNRVTCRDWFQLSLKEGLTVFRDQEFSQDLAGVASARAVKRIEDVRVLRTAQFPEDAGPMAHPVRPDQYLEISNFYTVTIYEKGAEVVRMMQTLVGQAGFAKGMTLYFERHDGHAVTCDDFAQAIADANPGSQLAQLLPQFKRWYSQAGTPRVKASGHHDAQARSYTLTLTQRCPATPGQAAKEPFVIPVAWGLLAQDGRELSAGMKVLTETSETLSFSDLDAEPVPSLLRGFSAPVILEFDYTDAQLLTLLAHDADPFNRWEAAQRLSLRRAMHFIASSGQLAGTPASFDLDLPYIEALRSILRHPTLDAAFKELVLTLPSEAYIAEQLDAVDPQRIHAVRESMRAQLATALAADWEWAYEAHRDNGAYQPDPVSSGRRALAGMALTHLCLAAMASRDEVWPGKAYQRFKDASNMTDRFNALSALVSSGHPLAAQALARFHSMFRHEPLVLDKWFALQAGAPDRGGNVLPAVKQLLKHPDFNIRNPNRARSVIFSYCSANPGAFHRTDAAGYVFWSERVIELDTINPQVAARLARALDRWNQLTEPCRSAAREAIARVAARPDLSNDVREVVTRALAD encoded by the coding sequence ATGCTGCGAGAAGGACAATCCTCCGTGATCCAGCGGGCCGACTACCAGCCGCCCGCGTTCTGGATCGACACGGTCGAGCTCTGCTTTGACCTGGACCCGGCCAAGACCCGCGTGCTCAACAAGATGCGCCTGCGCCGCAATGCCGACGTGGCGGCCCAGCCGCTGCGGCTGGACGGCGAGGAGCTCAACCTCGCACGGGTGCTGGTCAACGGCCAGGGCACCTCGTTCAAGCTCGAGGGCGACCAGCTCATCCTGGAGAACCTGCCCGAGGGCCACGAGCCCTTTGACCTGGAGATCTTCACCACCTGCAACCCCGCGAAGAACACCAAGCTCATGGGGCTGTACGTGAGCAATGACTCGTTCTTCACGCAGTGCGAGGCCGAGGGCTTCCGGCGCATCACTTACTTCCTGGACCGCCCTGACGTGATGGCCAGCTACACCGTGACCCTGCGCGCCGACAAGGCCCGCTACCCGGTATTGCTGAGCAATGGCAACCTGGTCGACCAGGGCCCGCTGGACGACGGTCCCAATGGCGCGCGCCACTTCGCCAAATGGGTGGACCCGCACCGCAAGCCGGCCTACCTGTTCGCGCTGGTGGCCGGGCAACTGGTGTGCCGCGAGCAGCGCATCACCTCGCGCGCGGGCAACGAACACCTGCTACAGGTCTACGTGCGCCCCGGCGACCTGGACAAGACCGAACACGCCATGAACTCGCTCATGGCCAGCGTGGCCTGGGACGAGGCCCGCTTTGGCCTGAGCCTGGACCTGGAGCGCTTCATGATCGTCGCCACCAGCGACTTCAACATGGGTGCCATGGAGAACAAGGGCCTGAACGTCTTCAACACCAAGTACGTGCTGGCCAGCCAGGCCACGGCCACCGACACCGACTTTGCCAACATCGAGAGCGTGGTCGGCCACGAGTACTTCCACAACTGGACCGGCAACCGCGTGACCTGCCGCGACTGGTTCCAGCTGAGCCTGAAGGAAGGCCTCACGGTGTTCCGCGACCAGGAGTTCAGCCAGGACCTGGCCGGCGTGGCCAGCGCCCGCGCCGTCAAGCGCATCGAGGACGTGCGCGTGCTGCGCACCGCGCAGTTCCCCGAGGATGCCGGCCCCATGGCCCACCCCGTGCGGCCCGACCAGTACCTGGAAATCAGCAACTTCTACACCGTCACCATCTACGAAAAAGGCGCCGAGGTCGTGCGCATGATGCAGACCCTGGTGGGCCAGGCGGGCTTTGCCAAAGGCATGACCCTGTATTTCGAGCGCCACGACGGCCACGCCGTGACCTGCGATGACTTTGCCCAGGCCATTGCCGATGCCAACCCCGGCTCGCAGCTGGCGCAGCTGCTGCCGCAGTTCAAGCGCTGGTACAGCCAGGCCGGCACGCCCCGGGTCAAGGCCAGCGGCCACCATGACGCGCAAGCGCGCAGCTACACCCTCACCCTGACCCAGCGCTGCCCGGCCACGCCCGGCCAGGCCGCCAAGGAGCCATTTGTGATTCCGGTGGCCTGGGGCCTGCTGGCGCAGGACGGCCGCGAGCTCAGCGCCGGCATGAAGGTGCTGACCGAAACCAGTGAGACGCTGAGCTTCAGCGACCTCGACGCCGAGCCCGTGCCGTCCCTTCTGCGCGGCTTCAGCGCGCCGGTGATCCTGGAGTTTGACTACACCGACGCCCAGCTGCTCACGCTGCTGGCCCATGACGCCGACCCGTTCAACCGCTGGGAGGCCGCGCAACGCCTGTCACTCCGCCGCGCTATGCATTTCATAGCGTCAAGTGGCCAGCTGGCGGGGACTCCAGCCTCATTTGACCTTGATTTGCCGTACATCGAGGCGCTGCGCAGCATTCTGCGCCACCCCACGCTCGACGCCGCCTTCAAGGAACTGGTGCTGACCCTGCCCTCCGAAGCCTACATCGCCGAGCAGCTCGACGCCGTGGACCCGCAGCGCATCCACGCGGTGCGCGAAAGCATGCGTGCCCAGCTGGCCACCGCGCTGGCCGCCGACTGGGAGTGGGCCTATGAGGCCCACCGCGACAACGGCGCCTACCAGCCCGACCCGGTGTCGTCGGGCCGCCGTGCGCTGGCCGGCATGGCGCTCACGCACCTGTGCCTGGCGGCCATGGCCAGCCGCGATGAGGTGTGGCCCGGCAAGGCCTACCAGCGCTTCAAGGACGCCAGCAACATGACCGACCGCTTCAACGCGCTGTCGGCCCTGGTGTCCAGCGGCCACCCGCTGGCGGCGCAGGCGCTGGCGCGCTTCCATAGCATGTTCCGCCACGAGCCGCTGGTGCTGGACAAATGGTTTGCGCTGCAGGCCGGCGCGCCCGACCGCGGCGGCAACGTGCTGCCGGCCGTGAAGCAGCTGCTCAAGCACCCGGACTTCAACATCCGCAACCCCAACCGCGCGCGCAGCGTGATCTTCAGCTACTGCAGCGCCAACCCCGGCGCCTTCCACCGCACCGACGCCGCCGGCTACGTGTTCTGGAGCGAGCGCGTGATCGAGCTGGACACCATCAACCCGCAGGTGGCGGCCCGGCTGGCCCGCGCGCTGGACCGCTGGAACCAGCTCACCGAGCCCTGCCGCAGCGCGGCCCGCGAGGCCATTGCCCGCGTCGCCGCCCGGCCCGACCTGAGCAACGATGTGCGCGAAGTGGTCACGCGCGCCCTGGCAGACTAG
- the prfB gene encoding peptide chain release factor 2 (programmed frameshift), with amino-acid sequence MDAEHINAIGTALTDLSERTQDLRGYLDFDAKAERLRTVNASLEDPTVWNDPRKAQELGKEKKALDGVVLTLDKLTRELADNLELYEMSKDEGDEAGLKTIEAEAAKLATEVEGLEFRRMFNNPADPLNAFLDIQAGAGGTEACDWASMLLRQYLKYAERKGFKTTVEDESPGDTAGIKGATIKIEGEYAFGLLRTETGVHRLVRKSPFDSSGGRHTSFASVFVYPEIDDSIEIEINPADVRVDTYRASGAGGQHINKTDSAVRLTHLPTGIVVQCQDGRSQHSNRDVAWKRLRSRLYDHEMRKRQEEQQKLEDTKTDVGWGHQIRSYVLDNSRIKDLRTNVEISATQKVLDGDLDAFIEASLKQGV; translated from the exons ATGGACGCAGAACACATCAATGCCATCGGCACCGCCCTCACCGACCTGAGCGAGCGCACCCAGGACTTACGGGGGTATCTT GACTTCGATGCCAAGGCAGAGCGGCTGAGAACCGTCAACGCATCGCTCGAAGACCCCACGGTCTGGAACGACCCGCGCAAGGCCCAGGAACTGGGCAAGGAAAAGAAGGCCCTGGACGGCGTGGTGCTCACGCTGGACAAGCTCACGCGCGAACTCGCCGACAACCTCGAGCTCTACGAGATGAGCAAGGATGAGGGCGATGAAGCCGGCCTGAAGACCATCGAGGCCGAAGCCGCCAAGCTCGCCACCGAGGTGGAAGGCCTGGAATTCCGCCGCATGTTCAACAACCCGGCCGACCCGCTCAACGCCTTCCTGGACATCCAGGCCGGCGCCGGCGGCACCGAGGCCTGCGACTGGGCCAGCATGCTGCTGCGCCAGTACCTCAAGTACGCCGAGCGCAAGGGCTTCAAGACCACGGTCGAGGACGAATCCCCGGGTGACACGGCCGGCATCAAGGGCGCCACCATCAAGATCGAGGGCGAATACGCCTTTGGCCTGCTGCGCACCGAAACCGGCGTGCACCGGCTGGTGCGCAAGAGCCCGTTCGACAGCTCGGGCGGGCGCCACACCAGCTTTGCCAGCGTGTTCGTCTACCCCGAGATCGACGACTCGATCGAGATCGAGATCAACCCGGCCGACGTGCGGGTGGACACCTACCGCGCCAGCGGCGCGGGCGGCCAGCACATCAACAAGACCGACTCGGCCGTGCGCCTGACCCACCTGCCCACGGGCATCGTGGTGCAGTGCCAGGACGGCCGCAGCCAGCACAGCAACCGCGACGTGGCCTGGAAGCGGCTGCGCTCGCGCCTGTACGACCACGAGATGCGCAAGCGCCAGGAAGAGCAGCAGAAGCTCGAGGACACCAAGACCGACGTGGGCTGGGGCCACCAGATCCGCAGCTACGTGCTGGACAACAGCCGCATCAAGGACCTGCGCACCAACGTTGAAATTTCCGCCACCCAGAAGGTGCTCGATGGCGACCTCGACGCCTTCATCGAGGCCAGCCTGAAACAGGGCGTTTAA
- a CDS encoding alpha/beta hydrolase, whose amino-acid sequence MYQVKRASRSEHVPIRGLQYHVRLWGEPAAGTPPLVMVHGWMDVAASYQFVVDAFEADRWVIAPDWRGYGETQSPDADNYWFPDYLADLDFLIDHYSPDAAVDLVGHSMGGNVAMMYAGARPARIRRLVNLEGFGMPQTRPAQAPGRYAKWMDELKAFHRGELALKTYDSVDGVARRLMKTNPRLTQDKAQWLAGHWARPDAQGRWAILGDPAHKITNAQLSRVEEALALYQAITAPVLAVEASHNSLEQWWQGRFTLAEYHERLKAVPQVKVAVIDDAAHMLHHDQPEQLAALIEDFLA is encoded by the coding sequence ATGTACCAAGTCAAAAGAGCCTCCCGCAGCGAGCATGTCCCGATCCGCGGCCTGCAGTACCACGTTCGTTTGTGGGGTGAACCCGCAGCCGGCACGCCGCCGCTGGTCATGGTGCATGGCTGGATGGACGTGGCGGCGTCCTACCAGTTCGTGGTCGATGCCTTCGAGGCCGACCGCTGGGTGATCGCGCCCGACTGGCGCGGCTATGGCGAAACCCAGTCACCCGACGCCGACAACTACTGGTTCCCCGACTACCTGGCGGACCTGGACTTCCTGATCGACCACTACAGCCCCGATGCGGCGGTGGACCTGGTGGGCCACAGCATGGGCGGCAACGTGGCCATGATGTACGCCGGGGCCCGGCCCGCGCGCATCCGCCGTCTGGTCAACCTCGAGGGTTTTGGCATGCCGCAGACCCGGCCCGCGCAGGCGCCGGGCCGCTACGCCAAATGGATGGACGAACTCAAGGCCTTTCACCGCGGCGAGCTCGCGCTCAAGACCTATGACAGCGTGGACGGCGTGGCCCGCCGCCTCATGAAAACCAACCCCCGCCTCACGCAGGACAAGGCCCAGTGGCTGGCCGGCCACTGGGCCCGCCCCGATGCCCAGGGCCGCTGGGCCATCCTGGGCGACCCGGCCCACAAGATCACCAACGCCCAGCTGTCACGGGTCGAGGAGGCGCTGGCGCTGTACCAGGCCATCACCGCGCCGGTGCTGGCCGTGGAGGCCAGCCACAACAGCCTGGAGCAGTGGTGGCAGGGCCGCTTCACGCTGGCCGAGTACCACGAGCGGCTCAAGGCCGTGCCCCAGGTGAAGGTGGCGGTGATCGACGACGCGGCCCACATGCTGCACCATGACCAGCCGGAGCAGCTCGCGGCGCTGATCGAGGACTTTCTCGCCTGA
- a CDS encoding AMP-binding protein produces the protein MAVSQVPDNYAALHGGFGWQVPRHFNIAQACCGRWAERPDASKRIAIRVHGARTGKRFHTYAELQAAAHRLSRMLRGLGVARGDRVAIVMPQRFETAVAYMAVFQLGAVAMPLSMLFGPEALEYRLQDSEAVVALCDESSIDNLLAVRAQCPALRTVVGVGAAGEQADVEYETQLALHKPAFAPVRTGADEGAVLIYTSGTTGPPKGALIPHRALIGNLTGFVCSQNWFGFDGKTNAASKAVFWSPADWAWTGGLMDALLPTLYFGRPIVAFNGRFSPELAFTLMQEHGVTHSFLFPTALKAMMKACPEPSKHYRLKLQALMSAGEAVGDAVFAYCQAQLGVTVNEMFGQTEVNYIVGNCAMEWGPPGRGPRAHRGGGLGWPARPGSMGKGYPGHRVAVIDDDGNECAVGVPGDVAVNRLDVHGRPDPIFFLGYWKNEGATRGKYTGDWCRTGDLATRDADGYLWYQGRADDVFKAAGYRIGPSEIENCLVKHAAVANAAVVPKPDRERGALVKAYVVLAPDFVAQRARQPGTPGLFDQKLIAELQAHVKGKLAPYEYPKEIEFIDSLPMTTTGKVQRRVLRLQEEARASKLTG, from the coding sequence ATGGCCGTCAGTCAAGTCCCGGACAACTACGCCGCGCTGCACGGCGGCTTTGGCTGGCAGGTGCCGCGCCACTTCAACATCGCGCAGGCCTGTTGCGGGCGCTGGGCGGAGCGCCCCGACGCTAGCAAAAGAATAGCAATACGTGTCCACGGGGCAAGGACTGGCAAGCGTTTTCATACCTATGCCGAGCTGCAGGCGGCGGCGCACCGGCTGTCGCGAATGCTGCGCGGCCTGGGCGTGGCGCGCGGCGACCGCGTGGCCATCGTCATGCCCCAGCGCTTCGAGACCGCGGTGGCCTACATGGCGGTGTTCCAGCTCGGCGCGGTGGCCATGCCGCTGTCCATGCTGTTCGGGCCCGAGGCGCTGGAGTACCGGCTGCAGGACAGCGAGGCCGTGGTGGCCCTGTGCGACGAAAGCTCCATCGACAACCTGCTGGCCGTGCGCGCCCAGTGCCCAGCACTGCGCACCGTGGTGGGCGTGGGCGCGGCCGGCGAGCAGGCCGACGTCGAATACGAAACGCAGCTGGCGCTGCACAAGCCGGCGTTCGCGCCCGTCAGGACCGGGGCCGACGAGGGCGCCGTGCTGATCTACACCAGCGGCACCACCGGGCCGCCCAAGGGCGCCTTGATTCCCCACCGCGCGCTGATCGGCAACCTCACGGGTTTTGTCTGCAGCCAGAACTGGTTTGGTTTTGACGGCAAGACCAACGCGGCGTCCAAAGCCGTGTTCTGGAGCCCGGCCGATTGGGCCTGGACCGGCGGCCTGATGGATGCGCTGCTGCCCACCCTGTACTTTGGCCGGCCCATCGTGGCCTTCAATGGCCGCTTCAGCCCGGAGCTGGCCTTCACGCTGATGCAGGAGCACGGGGTGACGCACAGCTTCCTGTTCCCCACCGCGCTCAAGGCCATGATGAAGGCCTGCCCCGAGCCCTCAAAACATTACCGCCTCAAGCTGCAGGCCCTGATGAGCGCGGGCGAGGCCGTGGGCGACGCGGTGTTTGCCTATTGCCAGGCGCAGCTGGGTGTGACCGTCAACGAGATGTTCGGCCAGACCGAGGTCAACTACATCGTGGGCAACTGCGCCATGGAGTGGGGCCCGCCCGGCCGCGGCCCCCGGGCCCACCGCGGCGGCGGGCTGGGCTGGCCCGCGCGCCCCGGCAGCATGGGCAAGGGCTACCCGGGCCACCGCGTGGCGGTGATCGATGACGACGGCAACGAATGCGCCGTGGGCGTGCCCGGTGACGTGGCGGTGAACCGCCTGGATGTGCATGGCCGGCCCGACCCGATCTTCTTCCTCGGCTACTGGAAAAACGAGGGCGCCACGCGCGGCAAATACACGGGCGACTGGTGCCGCACCGGCGACCTCGCCACGCGCGACGCCGACGGCTACCTCTGGTACCAGGGCCGCGCCGACGACGTGTTCAAGGCCGCGGGCTACCGCATCGGCCCCAGCGAGATCGAGAACTGCCTGGTCAAGCACGCCGCCGTGGCCAACGCCGCCGTGGTGCCCAAGCCCGACCGCGAGCGTGGCGCGCTGGTCAAGGCCTATGTCGTGCTTGCTCCTGATTTTGTAGCGCAACGTGCCCGCCAGCCGGGGACTCCAGGCCTTTTTGACCAGAAACTGATCGCTGAACTGCAGGCCCACGTCAAGGGCAAGCTCGCGCCATATGAATACCCCAAGGAAATCGAATTCATCGACAGCCTGCCCATGACCACCACCGGCAAGGTGCAGCGGCGGGTGCTGCGGCTGCAGGAAGAGGCGCGCGCCTCTAAACTCACAGGCTGA